In Tachysurus vachellii isolate PV-2020 chromosome 3, HZAU_Pvac_v1, whole genome shotgun sequence, one genomic interval encodes:
- the LOC132842996 gene encoding protein TUNAR-like: MMFRRFIPPKKHSDSRRRPFPPRRRNTGHYVVGHDESLKQKSESREESILTFLGIACTILNLLVIVFVYIYTSL, encoded by the exons ATGATGTTCAGACGATTTATTCCTCCTAAAAAACAC AGCGACTCTCGGAGACGACCGTTCCCTCCTCGCCGCAGGAACACGGGGCATTACGTAGTCGGTCATGACGAGTCTCTGAAACAGAAGAGTGAGAGCAGAGAGGAGTCCATCCTGACATTCCTCGGGATCGCCTGCACCATCCTGAATCTCCTGGTCATCGTATTCGTCTACATCTACACCTCCCTGTGA
- the LOC132842995 gene encoding uncharacterized protein C14orf132-like, whose translation MDLSFMAAQIPVMTGAFMDSSPNDDYSTDHSLFNSSASVALHQQEAPQRVSRDAIWLWIAISATIANIVVVGVVYACTF comes from the exons atgGATCTGTCCTTCATGGCAGCGCAG ATCCCTGTAATGACGGGCGCCTTCATGGATTCATCTCCAAATGATGACTACAGTACAGATCACTCGCTGTTCAACTCCTCGGCCAGCGTCGCTCTTCACCAGCAGGAGGCGCCACAGCGGGTTTCCCGCGATGCCATCTGGCTCTGGATCGCCATTTCTGCCACCATCGCTAACATCGTGGTGGTCGGAGTCGTCTACGCCTGCACCTTCTGA